In Girardinichthys multiradiatus isolate DD_20200921_A chromosome 18, DD_fGirMul_XY1, whole genome shotgun sequence, a single window of DNA contains:
- the si:ch211-136a13.1 gene encoding HHIP-like protein 1, translating into MTLHPNDLVPQKILQHTVFPKPFPLILLLLHQAWRSYCHPQCLDYKPPFGPQQPLVFCKEYTKFGCCDLQKDEKISSRFHAIMENFDHSGSKTCGKYIHSILCQECSPYAAHLYDAEDANTPMRVLPGLCGDYCSDYWLHCRYTLSLLLEDLGSPQHFANLTATIEEDRRRFCDFLELKDKQYCYPNVLTDAELNANLGLVREDPKGCLEVCLQEVANGLRNPVAMIHADDGSHRFFVAEQLGYVWVYLANGSRIDRPFLNLTQAVLSSPWTGDERGFLCIALHPRFTTVRKAYVYYSVSVKKEERIRISEFSLSEHDDNQLDHSSERTILEVVEPASNHNGGQLLFGHDGYLYIFTGDGGRAGDPFGKFGNSQNKSALLGKVLRIDVDNNDEGVPYGIPSDNPFIGELGARPEIYAYGVRNMWRCSIDRGDPATGAGRGRMFCGDVGQNKYEEIDLIVKGGNYGWRAKEGFSCYDRKLCQNSSLDDILPIFDYPHKLGKSVTGGYIYRGCEMPNLNGLYVFGDFMSGRLMSLKENEATGEWQYNEICMGRDQTCKFPKLINSYYRYVISFAEDEAGELYFLATGVPSATARSGVIYKIVDPSRRAPPGKCSIKPLPVKIKGKLIHFYPKEEFVINKKPTTTPVPTTTTPKTTTTKKQTIRRPIIIRKPPIPTRKIARPQPTTATPRKTTRKTTQLAPIKTTSATTVKPTTVQRGTTPSTGYRATIMTAVYSRIAQTSINSTTSTKRYWRPPPYPAGTTSLPLNSPPSPSPTPSLSLKRPQGALLTTTWAPYASQKPNKLQKTPVSTTLPKVRDEKLLPREKQQSAGESNQVNKGLRGQGRGSKRGRGGKRLTSGSVRLVSADGLSDRGRVEIFIRGEWGTVCDDLFTRKAGTVVCRQLGFTTAVAVMKRAALGEASSRVRILLDDVECEGGERSLLECKRSKVGKHNCSHEEDVGVICV; encoded by the exons ATGACTCTACATCCCAATGATTTGGTCCCTCAGAAGATCTTGCAGCATACTGTTTTCCCTAAACCATTTCCACTAatcctgctgctgctccacCAGGCCTGGAGGAGTTACTGTCACCCCCAGTGCTTGGATTACAAACCTCCCTTTGGGCCTCAGCAGCCATTGGTCTTCTGCAAGGAGTATACCAAGTTTGGATGCTGTGATCTGCAAAAGGATGAAAAGATATCAAGCAGATTCCACGCAATCATGGAAAACTTTGACCATTCGGGCTCTAAAACCTGTGGCAAATACATACACAGCATCCTCTGTCAG GAGTGTTCTCCATATGCTGCCCACCTATATGATGCTGAGGATGCCAACACACCAATGAGGGTTCTGCCTGGACTCTGTGGAGATTACTGCTCAGACTACTGGCTGCACTGTCGATACACGCTGAGCCTGCTCCTGGAGGATTTGGGGAGCCCACAGCACTTTGCCAACTTGACTGCCACAATAGAAGAGGACCGCAGAAGGTTCTGTGACTTTCTGGAACTCAAGGACAAGCAGTATTGCTACCCAAATGTTTTAACAGATGCGG AACTAAATGCCAACCTCGGCTTAGTACGTGAAGATCCTAAAGGCTGTCTGGAGGTGTGCTTGCAGGAAGTTGCCAATGGTCTCCGTAACCCCGTGGCCATGATCCATGCAGATGATGGAAGCCATCGCTTCTTTGTTGCAGAACAGCTGGGTTATGTCTGGGTGTATTTGGCTAACGGCTCCAGGATCGACCGTCCTTTCCTCAACCTCACCCAGGCTGTACTCTCATCTCCATGGACTGGAGATGAGAGGGGATTCCTCTGCATAGCCTTGCATCCAAG GTTCACCACAGTCAGAAAAGCCTACGTTTACTACTCAGTGTCTGTCAAGAAAGAGGAGAGAATAAGAATCAGCGAGTTTTCCCTCTCAGAACATGATGATAACCAGCTAGATCATTCCTCTGAGAG aaccattctggagGTGGTTGAGCCAGCATCAAATCATAATGGTGGACAGCTGCTTTTTGGCCATGATGGATATCTCTACATCTTTACTGGAGATGGCGGACGAGCCGGGGACCCATTTGGAAAGTTTGGCAATTCACAGAACAA ATCAGCACTTCTTGGCAAAGTGCTGCGCATTGATGTTGACAACAATGATGAAGGTGTTCCCTACGGCATTCCCTCTGACAATCCATTCATAGGGGAGCTGGGAGCAAGGCCTG AGATTTATGCCTATGGAGTTCGTAACATGTGGCGATGCTCCATTGACCGCGGTGATCCTGCTACAGGTGCAGGCAGAGGCAGGATGTTTTGTGGTGATGTTGGCCAGAACAAATACGAGGAGATAGACCTAATTGTTAAAG GAGGTAACTATGGTTGGAGGGCCAAAGAAGGATTCAGCTGCTATGATCGCAAACTCTGCCAAAACTCATCTCTGG ATGACATTTTGCCAATCTTTGACTACCCCCATAAGCTGGGAAAATCAGTGACTGGTGGATACATCTACAGAGGTTGCGAGATGCCAAACCTAAATGGACTTTACGTCTTTGGGGATTTCATGAGCGG GCGTCTAATGTCTTTAAAGGAGAATGAGGCTACAGGTGAATGGCAGTATAATGAGATCTGCATGGGAAGAGACCAGACTTGCAAATTTCCTAAACTCATCAACAGTTATTACAGATACGTCATCTCCTTTGCTGAAGACGAAGCAG GAGAACTGTATTTCTTAGCCACAGGAGTCCCGAGTGCCACAGCCAGATCTGGAGTCATCTATAAAATAGTGGATCCTTCCAG aCGTGCACCACCAGGAAAATGCAGCATCAAGCCTCTGCCTGTTAAGATAAAGGGAAAACTCATTCATTTCTACCCCAAAGAGG AGTTTGTAATCAACAAGAAACCAACCACGACACCTGTTCCCACCACGACCACTCCAAAAACTACAACTACAAAGAAACAGACAATACGGAGACCAATAATTATAAGAAAACCTCCGATTCCAACAAGAAAAATAGCACGACCACAGCCCACAACAGCAACACCAAGAAAGACGACGAGAAAGACGACACAACTTGCACCAATAAAAACAACGTCAGCCACAACAGTAAAACCAACAACTGTCCAGAGGGGCACAACTCCGTCCACTG GTTATCGTGCAACCATCATGACTGCAGTCTACTCTAGGATTGCTCAAACCTCAATCAACAGCACAACCTCAACAAAAAGATATTGGAGACCACCTCCATACCCTGCTGGTACCACCTCCCTACCTTTAAACTCACCACCGTCCCCATCTCCTACTCCCTCACTGTCTCTGAAAAGGCCTCAAGGTGCTTTGCTGACAACAACATGGGCACCTTATGCAAGCCAGAAACCCAACAAGCTCCAGAAAACACCAGTCAGCACCACATTACCTAAAGTCCGGGACGAGAAATTGTTACCTCGAGAGAAGCAGCAAAGTGCTGGGGAGAGCAACCAAGTCAACAAAGGGCTGAGAGGTCAAGGACGTGGCTCTAAGAGGGGAAGAGGAGGGAAAAGGCTTACTTCTGGCTCTGTGCGGCTTGTGAGTGCTGACGGTTTGTCAGATCGAGGCAGGGTGGAGATCTTCATCCGGGGAGAGTGGGGAACGGTGTGCGACGACCTGTTCACAAGGAAGGCGGGTACAGTTGTGTGTCGACAGCTTGGCTTCACAACTGCGGTGGCGGTGATGAAGAGGGCCGCACTGGGTGAGGCCAGCAGCAGGGTTAGGATCCTGCTGGATGATGTGGAGTGTGAGGGTGGGGAAAGATCCCTGCTGGAATGCAAGAGGTCAAAGGTGGGGAAACACAACTGTTCTCATGAAGAAGATGTGGGGGTGATCTGCGTTTAG